GTCAACACCCAGGCCCAGGTCAAGGCGGGTAACGCCAACACCAACACGCGCATCGTCGGCACCACCGCCGCCTTCCCCCAGGTGCGCAACTTCGAGCTCGCTGAAGGCGCGTTCTTCACCGATCGCGATGTGCAGAGTCGGCGCAAGGTGGCGGTGCTCGGCCCCACCGCGGTCGAAAACCTTTTCGGCGCCGGGCAAGCGGTGGTCGGCAAGCGCATCAAGATCGCCGGCATGACCTTCCAGGTGCTCGGTCAGTTCGTGGCCAAGGGGGACACCGGCTTCTTCAGCCAGGACGATCAGATCGTGGTGCCCATCACCACCGCCATGTACCGGCTGATCGGCCCCGGCGGGGGGCGGGGCGGAGCGCGCGACGCGGTCCGCTCGATCGCGGTGCAGGTGGCGGATATGAAGCTGGCGGACCGCGCCCAGGCCGAGGTCGAGGCGCTGCTGCGGCGGCGTCACCGCATCGGCCCCGCCAGCGAGAGCGATTTCCAAATCATGTCCGCCGCCGATCTCATCGAGGGCGCCCAGGAGGCCAACCGCATCATGACCCTGCTCTTCGGCTCCATCGCCGCCGTCTCCCTGCTGGTGGGAGGCATCGGCATCATGAACATCATGCTCGTCTCCGTCACCGAGCGCACTCGCGAGATCGGCCTGCGCAAGGCGGTGGGCGCGACCCCGCGCGACATCCTGCGCCAATTCCTGATCGAGGCGCTCACCCTGAGCCTGGTCGGCGGCGCCGTCGGCGTCGCCCTCGGCGGCGGCCTCGCCCTATTGCTGCGCATCTTGGGCATGAACACCGCCGTGTCGCTGCCGTGGGTGCTGGTCGCGTTTTCCTTCGCCGCCGGCGTCGGCGTCTTCTTCGGCTTGCTCCCCGCGCGCAAGGCCGCCGCCCTGCGCCCGATCGAGGCCTTGCGCTATGAATGACCGCCAACCAGATAGAGGAAGGGTACCGCTCATGCTGGCAGCGTATCTCGGCGTCGTGCTGATGGTGGCGGCCGCCGCGCCGCCTGCTCCGGCGGCGGTGCCCTCCCCGGCGGCGCTCCCGGACCGCCCCCTGTCCCTCGACGATTGCGTGGTCATCGCCCTCGCGCACAACCCGCAGATCACGGCCTCGCAGCAGGGCGTGATCGCGGCCGAGGCGGGCCTCACTCGCGCCCGCAGCAGCTACTACCCCCAGCTTTCGCTCGACTCCGTGGAGGGCTTCACCGGCAGCACCCTCGGCAACGCCGATAGCCGCCAGGACCTCGACCTCACGGCGCGCCTGACGCTGTGGCGGCGGGGCCGCGCGGAAAACGTGGCGGTGAGCGCCACCTCGCTGCACGCCTCCGAGCTCGGCCACGTGTCAACCGTCCGCGACCTGGTGCAGCAGGTAGCGGGCAACTACTACGCGGTGCTCGCGGCGCACGAGCTGCTGGCGGTGGCGCAGGGAGGCGTGGAGTCCGCGCAATCCCACCTGGAGCAGGTCAAGGCGCGCGCGGCCCTGGGCGCCGCCGCCGAGGTGGACGTCTTTCCCGCCGACGACGACCTCGCGCGCGCCGAGCTCGATCTCATTGACGCCCGCAGCGATGTGCGCCTGGCGCTGGCGCGGCTCAAGAACACCCTGGGCGTGCCGCCGGACACGGCGTTGGACCTGGCACCGGCGGCGCCCGCAGTCGCCGGCGAGTTCCCACCGCTGGCGGAGGCGCTGCAGACCGCGCGCACCCGACGGTCGGAGCTCATGCAGGCCGAGGCGGTCACGCGCGCCAGCCGCTACGCGGTGACCCTGGCGCGGATCGGCCGCGGCCCCCTACTCGACGTCTCCGCTCAATACGACCGGGGATACGCCGACTGGAATGCGCTCGACCCGGCGTGGGGCTTTCTGCTCACGGCGTCCTGGCCGCTGTTCGACGGCTACGCGACCCGCTCCGATGAGACCTCCGCGCGGGCGCAGTTGAGCCGCAGCGAGGCCAACCTCCAGCAGGCCATCAATCAGGTGGGGTTGGAGGTCGAGAACGCCCTGGTGGAGGCGGAACGCACGCGCGAGCGCGTGGATGCGAGCGCCAAGTCGGTGGCCGCGGCCCAGGCGCGCTTGGCCGCCGCCGAGGGCAAGTACCACCAGGGCGTGGGCATCCTGCTCGAGGTCATAGACGCCCGCGTCGCCGTCACCAGTGCGCTCGCCAACCAGGTGCGGGCGCGCTACGATCACCAGACCGCGCTGGTGAACCTGCAGCGGGCCATCGGCACGCTGGCGCCGCCGGCCGCCGCCCCGGCGGGGGGATGAGCGTCGCGACCATGATTGAGGCGGTCAACCTGAAGAAGGAATATCGCATGGGGCGGCTGGTGGTGCCGGCCCTGCGCGGGGTTTCGCTGGCGATCGCGGCCGGTGAGTTCGTGGCCATCATGGGGCCCTCCGGCTCCGGCAAGTCCACCTTCATGC
This Armatimonadota bacterium DNA region includes the following protein-coding sequences:
- a CDS encoding ABC transporter permease, coding for MSVWESLRVALEGLAANRLRSALTMLGVIFGVGAVIAAISMTQGAKAATMQQFERFGTNVLTVRAGQMRHGPVAGGMGSEQTLTYADAEAIAEQVPTVVAVAPEVNTQAQVKAGNANTNTRIVGTTAAFPQVRNFELAEGAFFTDRDVQSRRKVAVLGPTAVENLFGAGQAVVGKRIKIAGMTFQVLGQFVAKGDTGFFSQDDQIVVPITTAMYRLIGPGGGRGGARDAVRSIAVQVADMKLADRAQAEVEALLRRRHRIGPASESDFQIMSAADLIEGAQEANRIMTLLFGSIAAVSLLVGGIGIMNIMLVSVTERTREIGLRKAVGATPRDILRQFLIEALTLSLVGGAVGVALGGGLALLLRILGMNTAVSLPWVLVAFSFAAGVGVFFGLLPARKAAALRPIEALRYE
- a CDS encoding TolC family protein produces the protein MLAAYLGVVLMVAAAAPPAPAAVPSPAALPDRPLSLDDCVVIALAHNPQITASQQGVIAAEAGLTRARSSYYPQLSLDSVEGFTGSTLGNADSRQDLDLTARLTLWRRGRAENVAVSATSLHASELGHVSTVRDLVQQVAGNYYAVLAAHELLAVAQGGVESAQSHLEQVKARAALGAAAEVDVFPADDDLARAELDLIDARSDVRLALARLKNTLGVPPDTALDLAPAAPAVAGEFPPLAEALQTARTRRSELMQAEAVTRASRYAVTLARIGRGPLLDVSAQYDRGYADWNALDPAWGFLLTASWPLFDGYATRSDETSARAQLSRSEANLQQAINQVGLEVENALVEAERTRERVDASAKSVAAAQARLAAAEGKYHQGVGILLEVIDARVAVTSALANQVRARYDHQTALVNLQRAIGTLAPPAAAPAGG